The nucleotide sequence GCAGCCTTTCCTGAAGAACTGGCCGAACGACTGGCAGGAATTCGGGACGGAATGGTGATTGTGACCGGGCCTACCGGTTCCGGAAAATCGACCACCCTCGCCATGATCGTCAATTTGATCAACAGGGCAGGGGGCAGTCGCATCATCAGCATTGAAGAGCCGCTCGAGTTTGAATTTCCCAGGATGCCCAATTCGATGGTGTCTCAACGGGAAGTGGGAGTCGATGTTCCCACGTTCGCGGACGGACTACGCAACGGACTGCGTCAAGATCCTGACGTGATTCTGGTGGGAGAGATTCGTGGCCATGACACTGCTCAAATCGCATTGAGCGCCGCGGAAACAGGGCACCTCGTGTTCAGCACCTTGCACTCACGCGACGCAAAGGGGGCCATTACGCGATACACCGACCTCTTCACCGATGACGCGCAACGCGACATTCGCTCTCAACTCGCCCTCTGTCTCCGCTCGGTCGTGGCTCAACGACTGTTACCCGATGTGCGACCGGGACGGAAACAGCACCTGGCTCTCGAGGTTCTCTGGAATACGTTTCCCATCGGCAGCGCGATCCGGACGGGCAAATTTGAATCGATCGACAATTACCTCACCACTGCCCGCGATGACGGAATGGTCAGTTTTGATGAATCGGTTCGACGGCTCTTCAAGGCGGGGAAAATTTCTCAGCAAGTTGCCGAAATGAACGTTCGCGAAGCGATTCAGCTTTATCGGTAATTCCTGTCTGGACGTACCTGTCACTTTGTTCTGTAATACACCCGGTAAACAGAGTTTGGCGCAACGATTGCGCGTTGTAACTGGCAGGGATGCGAATCCGTGAAGACATGGGGTCGATTGGGTTCATTTATTTGGCCGTACCGGCGAAAGTTGACACTTTCGTGCGTATTCGGGCTCGTAGCTGCACTCCTGTGGAGCTTCGAACTGCTCCTGACATTCCCGATCACCATCATGTTTGGCGAGTACCACACACTCGGAAACTACGTCCGCCACGAAGTTGAGCTGAAGACGTCGGCGATTGCAGAGCGAAACAGCAAACTCCTCGAACTCGATGAGAAGCTGCTGTCGCTACCTGAAAATGGAGAACGACGGCGCCTGTCTGAACGCGTCGAGGTCATTGAAGATCAACAGCGGCTGCGTACGGAAGTGAAGGCGTACACGTCGAAGCTCTGGTGGCTGACCTGGATCGAATCCAAGATCATCCGTAACCTGCCCACCGACCAGTTTCGCATGTTTGCGCTGCTGTTTTTCGGCATCCTGGTTGTCACCTTCGCCAAGGGAGCGGCGGGCTACTACCAGGACGTGCTGGCGGGCAGCGTCGCGGAGTCGGTCGTCATCGACCTGCGTCAGCAGTTGTTTCGAAGTGCGTTGCGGCTGGATCCACAAACGATTTCGCTTGAGGGAAGTTCGGCGTGGCTGACCGACTTTACGTACTCTCTGCAGCACCTGGTCAATGGGATGACAGAAGTCGGGGGACGCATCGTTCGCGAACCCTTGAAGGCGCTGTCGTGTCTTGTTGCGCTGTTCTACTTTAACTGGCAGCTGACGGTCGTCTTTCTGCTGTTCATGCCCGTCCTGGGATTGCTCTTCCATTGGCTGGGACAAAGACTGAAGCGGGCGGCCAATCGTGTCGTCGACAGCATGAGTCGGATCTACAAGAGCCTGGAAGAAACGTTCAATAACTCCAAAGCAGTGATCGCCTTCGATCGCGCCGGGCAACACCGTCGCCACTTCCACCGTGAAAACAAAAACTTTTATCGACAGGCAATGAGACTCGTGCAGCTGGATGCGATGAGCGGCCCCCTCGCCGAATTACTCGGAATGGTGGCCGCCTCGGCCGTGCTCCTCCCGGCTGCATTTCTGGTGCTGCGTCAGACGACAACAATTGGGGGGATTACCCTCGCCAGTTCTCCGCCGACCTTTCCCGAACTCGCGCTGTTCTACGTGCTTCTTGCCGGAGTCCTGGAACCGGTTCGCAAATTCTCGAAGTTTTACAATTCGATCCGGCAGTCGACCGCGATTGCCGAACGGTTGTTCGAACGGATGGACACGAAATCGCTCGTCTCCACCCCGGCCGAACCGCAGTTCCTGCCGCGCCTGACGCAATCGATTGAATTTCGAAATGTTTCCTTCGAATACGCCCGCAATCCGAACGACCGCAGCGAACGGGGCCTGGTCCTGAACGGTCTCGACCTGACAATCCGCGCTGGCGAAACAGTTGCCGTGGTGGGACCCAACGGCTGTGGCAAGTCGACACTGGTGAACCTGCTGCCGCGCTTTTATGACCCCGTGAGCGGCGACGTGTTCTTTGACGGGATCAATCTGAAAGATGCAAATCTGGGCGATATCCGGGATCAGATCGCCCTGGTTCCTCAGGAAACATTGTTGTTTGACGACACAATCCTGGAGAACATCCGTTACGGACGACCGACCGCCATGGATGCCGATGTCGTGGATGCAGCCCGCCGCGCTCACGTCATTTCCTTTTCAGAATCCATGCCCCTGGGACTGAAAACCATGGTCGGAGAGCACGGAAAACATCTGTCGGGCGGACAGAGACAGCGAGTCGCCCTGGCACGGGCCATCCTGCGAGATCCTCGAATCTTGATTCTGGACGAACCTACGTCGGCGGTTGACGCTCAGAGTGAGCAGTTGATTCACGCCACGCTGCGTGATTTTGTCGTCGGTCGGACGACACTTTTGATCACACATTGTCTGACGCCGACCCTGCTCGAGTTCTTGACGAGGATCGTCGTTGTCGACCGCGGGCGCGTCGTGGCCACGGGCCGACATGCTGAACTTCTGGCGAATTGTCCTATTTATCAGCGTTTGTGGGCGGCCCAGACGCAGCGTGCGGTTGCCTGAGCAACGGGTCACACCCGCCAAGATCACCTCCTGCAAGACCCCCATTCCGGGTTTTAGGAAAGTAAGTAAAAAGTTGATCCTCAAAGTGTCCTCATGTCGAAAACATATACGGCTGAGATGTGACTTCAGATCGACTAAGCTGAGAGTAACTGGAACGTATCGTGTCGACGAAATGGATGAACTGGCGACTGAGTCTAGTCATCATCGCGATTACGGTTGGAATTCTGACCCTGATCTCGCAGAGCACCGGCACGCCCGAAGTTCGCAACGCAGACAGTCCTTCTAACTTCGTCCTCGTTGATCCCCGGCCCAGCGCCGAGGATTGGCCCTGGTGGCGTGGGGTCGACGGTCGAAATGTCGCACTTTCGAAACAGTTCCCGTTGCAATGGTCGGAAAGCAATCATCCGGGATGGCAAGTGGGACTCTCGGGGCTCGGCAGTGCCACACCCAGTATCTGGGGCGATCGATTGTTCCTGCCCGTATTCGAACCGGACAGCCAGAGGTTGTATCTGAAGTGCGTTACCCGTCGTAGCGGCGTCGTCGCGTGGAAAACAATGATCCACGACAAAGATCCCAAAAACGTCCGGGACAGCAACTTGCTCCACCTTGCGACGCCGGTTTGCGACGGACAGAGCGTGTTCACTGTGGCTCACTACCGTGATCAGCTTTGGGTGACTGCGGTCGATTTTTCCGGACGCGTGTTGTGGCAGAACCCGGCGGGTCGTTACCTGTCGGAAACAGGTAGCGTCTCGTCGCCGACCCTCTACAAGTCGCTGGTGATCGTCACTGCAGATCAGGCCCGAGACAGCTACATTGCGGCAATACATCGTCAGACGGGAGAAGTCATCTGGCGCACGCGACGCCCCAAGGGGGAAAGCCTGGGAACACCCGTGGTCGGAACGATCGCCGGTCGTGCTCAAGTGGTCGTCGGAGGGCCGGGGGCCGTCATCAGTTACGACCCGGCAACGGGTGAACCCCTCTGGACGTGTCGAATTTCCGCATCACACGTCCTGAGCTCCGTGACCTTTGATTCTGAACGCGTGTTTGCAACCACGGCACAACCCAACGCCGAAGTCATCTGTATCGCGGCGGACGGAACCGGTGATGTGACGACAAGTCATGTCGTGTGGCGCGACGCACGTTTGGCGGGTGAGGTCCCATCTCCCGTATGTCACGGCGGATTGCTTTACGTGCTCGCCGAAGACGGGCGACTGTCGTGTGTACAAGCGGCGACGGGAAAACTGGAATGGATCCGGCAACTGTCTGGAACATTCTCTGCCTCACCCGTGATCGCTGGAGACTTCGTCTTTTGTGCGAGCGAATCGGGAGAGACCTATTTTGTTCGCACAGGGACAGCAAACCCCGTCATCATCAAGAACACGCTGGCGGAAGGAATCGTCGCCACCCCGATTTTCGCGGGTGATTCCATCTTCATTCGGACGATTCATCAACTGCACAGAATTTCAGGACAGAACGTAGAACCCGTCGTTGAACGCGGAAGCGACGTGCGAAGACGATTCTAAAAACGGATCCAGACGCAGGACGAAATCACCGTGCGCGATTGTGCTCGGAAGGAGGCGGACCGAAACGAGGGAAGCCTCCTCCATGCAAAGCCCGGGCATGTGTCACCCGAGCACAGTCCAGCACGGTGATTTCCGTCGTCCCCGGTGGACGAGATGGCGGACCGAGCCTGCCACAGGACCAGTGAACGCTTACAGAACTTGTCCTTCGATCAGATTGCCGTTCGATTTGACTCGAACGACGCTGCCGGCAGGGCAGACAGCGCGTTTCAGCGTGCCGATCCCCACCCCCTTTGTTTGGGCTGGATCTGGATTCTCGGTGTCGCTGGCCGCGGACGTCAGCACACCCACTTCGCTCTCTCCGGCAGCATCAAAAACCGGAGAGCCACTTGCCGGAGCAATCGGAGATTCAAACCGAATCCGTCGGATCTCACGGTTCGTGTGGCCCAGTGCATCCAGGCGAGCAATCGTCTCCTGACCGAGATAACAACCCTTATTGAATGAGACACACTGCCTGGTGCGAGCCACCTCTTGCGCCAGGTAGTCCTCTGTAAAGTCTTGTCCGAAGAGCGGGTACCCCGCTTCGATCCGCAAGTACTCGAACTGGTCTGAAGTCCCTTCAGGGATACCAACCGATATCATGCCCTGTTTGACGCGGTCTACCTGGCTCCGGGGAATCGACATCAGAAAACCAGGTGTTCCAAAGAGGTCGACGCGACGAATATCGATTGTCGTGTCGTGAAGCTCGCGCTGCTCTGAGTCACCGATCCGCATGGTCTCAGGAAGCTGCAGCAACTGTGTCGCCAGCGGTCCTGACACGAACAGTTCTCCAAAATCGTTCTCATGAGAAATCAGTTGCACGTCGTCGATCAGAACGAACTTCTGAAGGTGCGACAGGATGGCTGACTGCTGCTGAGGCGCCCCGTCCAGCCAGTGCGAATCCTCACGACAGAAAACATAGACGTGAGCGACCACTTTTCCTTTCAGGCTGGTCACGAATGTTTCGCAACCGGTTCCCGGTTTCAGTGACTTGATGTCATTCGACATGAAGCTGTGCAGGAAACGAGCGCGATCCGCCCCCCGAACTTCAATTTGTGTTCGATTGCTGACATCAAACACGACCACGCTTGAACCGGCTGCGTTTCGGATCGCTGCCAGAGAAATCGATGAGTTTCGGTTATCAGTGCTCAATGGATGCTGCCTTTTCTTGTGATGATCGCGATCTTCGCCCGGATAGCAAGAGCCGTAATTCGGTCAGGTTCACAAGGCGTGTCGTGAAGAGGAAGGCTAATCCACCCATTCCCATGGGAAGGACCAACCGAACTAGCCGCTCCAGGAACTCCACCCGAATCGGGAATGAGGTCGGCATCACCAGGCAGACCAGAACCATCACCAGGGTCGCCGTCAATGTTTTCAGCGTGGTGATGCCGATCTCACGCCAGTTGAGCGTTCCCAGTTTGTGCTGAAGCATGAGCGCCGTCACGGTGCTTTGTCCCGCCGCGACGAATGCCGTGGAAAAGGCGAGCCCAATACCGCCCAGAGGCCAGATCAGTGTCAGGTTCAGCACAAAATTAATCGCGACCGCTCCGAGACCGATGTACATCGGAGTCAGTCGATCCCCGATCGCATAGAAGCCACGTTGCAGGATCAGCAGGCCACAGTACGCCCAGACCCCGGAACCGTAAGCGGCAATCATCTGTCCCGTTGTTTGAGCAGCCTGCGCATCAAACTTGCCATACTCGAAGAAGAATGTCGCCAGTGGCTGACCAATCAGAATCAGGCCGGCGCTCGCGGGCAATCCGATGGCAATTACCAGGCGGATTCCAAACGACAGATCTGATCTCAACTTGTCCGAGTCCCCATTCTGGGCATGCGCCGTTAACAGGGGGAACAGGACTGTCCCGAGAGCAACCCCGAACACACCGAGGGGAAACTGATAAAGACGCTGGCCGAGGTACAAGGCCGTCGCAGTCCCTTCACGAAGAGGATAATTCAACGCCCAGGGAAGGGGCATCAGTTCGTTGGAGCCCGCAGGCTGCGTGAATCCCCAGGCGACGAAACTGTCCAGGACCGCGTTGAGTTGTGTGATCGATACTCCAATTACGACCGGCAGCATGCTTCTGGCAATTCGTCCCACCTGCCCCATCGACAGCCGCCAGTCAGAGCGGAACCCGAAGCCGCACTGCGTTAAGACGCTCAGCGGAAAAATCAGCTGAAGTACCCCGCCGATCAGCACACAGACCGCAACGACGTAGACCTGCGTAATCTCGTCCGTCCAGAACGGAACGATTCCCCACAGACTCAGCAGCCACACGGCATTCAGGACAAGTGGAACCAGGGCAGGCCAGAGAAACTTGCCAAGCGCATTCAGAGCTGCGCCAAGTTGAGCCGCCAGACAAATCAGCAGCACATAGGGCATCAGGGCCATCGTGAGATTCCGCAAGAGCGTCCCTTCGGGACTGAGCGGAATGTACCAAGTCAGCGACCACAGCAGTCCATTGATGAGCAGGATCATGGTGCTCAGGAACACGGCTAATGTGATGAAGACCGCCCATGTGACGCGTACGGCGGACTCAATCCCCTTCTCGCGCATTTCAGAAACAAAAACGGGCAGAAATGCGGTCGTCAGCGCCCCTTCGCCAAGCAGCACCCGTGCCAGATTCGGCAACCGGAATGCCACCGTGAATGCGTCCATCACCGGCCCGGCGCCGAACATCACACCCATGGCCTGGTCACGTAATAATCCCGTGATACGACTTAAGAGGGTGCAAAAGCTGACAACTTTCAGGTTTGTCGTGACTTGTTGCAAAGATTCGTTCAATGAGAAATCCGTTCCATGAACCCGGAAGGCATCTGCAAAAGGCGAAAGAGTAGGAGAATAGTTCCATGAATTCCACCGTTCAGACGGAGCACACTGACGGCGTCCTGTAATGCAACCTTGAATGCATGAAGCTGCCGCTGCCGTTGAGCCGTCCAAGTTCGATGCCCCCGATCGCAGCGTAGCACCCGTTTCCGAATGGCGGTGTGAACGGTCTTTGGCCTTCGGGGCACCGAAGGGGGGCATCACACTGAACAGATTAAGGCCAGATCATTCATTCGATCACTTCGACCACGTACGGAATCACCCATCTCCATTTCGGGGGCTGGTAACCCGAAGGACGAGGTTCTACATTCTCGACAAACTTGGACTCAGAAGACGAGCGTCGGCCGGTCGAATGAAGTACGCTCTTGGCGCTGCGGGGATCAGATAAGAGAACGAGCTCTGCCATCGGTCGAGTGAAACCACCCCGCGCTGCCTGGCCGGAGGACTGCGTCTGAATAAGTCCGAGCGGATGGATACCTAATTTGGGCCTCGCCCTGGCCTCCTTTCCGTCATCGGGACTGAGGGCAGGCCTGCGAATTGAGAATCGACAATCCTGAGGAAATCTGTGTCACGCAAACCGCTCTTCATCATCTTTGTGACGGTCGTCGTCGATTTGCTTGGTTTCGGAATCGTCCTGCCTCTTCTGCCACGCTATGCAGAACATTTTCTCCCCACGGAAACGCACGTCGCGGCACCAGCCGAAGCTGTCGCAGTCGACGTCCCGGAAACTGTTCCTGGCACCGCAGGTGGCCCGGTTGATGCGGTCGAACATGCGGTCCCAGAACTCACCCGAGGGAGTGAGGTGAGCAAGTTCTGGCGGGGGATGATCCTCGGGGGTCTCATGGCATCCTTTTCTGCCATGCAGTTTTTGTTTGCTCCGTTATGGGGATCGCTCTCAGATCGTGTGGGACGCCGCCCGGTGCTCCTTGTGGGACTGGCCGGATCGACCCTGTTTTACATTCTGTTTGCTCTTATCACGCAGTGGGGCAACAGTGGGCCGGTATGGGGGTTGAGTCCCGTCGTCTGGCTGTTCGTCACGCGCATGGGGGCAGGCATCGCGGGCGCCACCATCCCCACAGCCCAGGCCTACATTGCCGATTGCACAGACCAGACGACACGTGGCAAGGGGATGGCGATCATTGGGGCAGCGTTCGGAATCGGCTTCACCTTTGGCCCATTGCTGGGGGCCTGGTTTGTCCCCGACAATATCACCGCCGCACCAAGTGCCGCTCCAGGTTATGTCGCAGCGGTCCTTTCCGGAATTGCGTTTCTGCTGGGTGTTTTTCTGCTGCCAGAATCTCTCAAAGCGGGCGAGCGATCACCCTCATCGCGGCACGGCTGGCAGTCGATGGGTTCCGTCTACCGGGTCCTCACAAATCGAGTTCTGGGCCCGATTATCTTTGCCGTCTTTTTAACGACGTTTGCTTTCGGTCAGTTTGAAACAACACTCGCCATGCTGACGAAGAAACTGGCAGTGTCCGATCGAGGCAACTTCTACATTTTTGCTTATATCGGTCTGATTCTGACCCTCGCACAAGGACTCCTGGTTCGTCGGCTGATTCCCAAAATGGGCGAATATCGCATGGCCGTTGGCGGCGTGATTTTGATGACGATCGGACTTCTGCTGGTTGGGCAGGCCGCCACAGCAAGTTCCCTGACAATTCTGCTTGTCGTCCTTCCGATCGTGGTCATTGGTTTCTCGGCAACCACTCCTTCCCTGCAGTCGATGCTCAGCCTGAATACGGGTGATGACGTACAGGGCGAAGTTCTGGGGGTCGGGCAGAGTATTTCATCGCTCGCTCGTATCGCAGGCCCCGTGGTTGGAATGGTGCTGCAGGAACGAAATTTGTCGCTTCCGTACTGGTTTGCAGCGGCGCTGATGGCCTTTGGTGCCGTGATGGTGTCGCGTCTGAAGTCGCTTTCCCAGGTTGGGAAAGAACTTGGCGCGACGGCGCCTGCTGATCCGACGTCCGCTGCCTGAATGGATCGCAGACTTCTCGACAACGCGTCAAACGATTGAGGTTTCGCCCGCTTCACATTTGCATCTCTGGGGATTTTTTTTGTTCCCAGAGGCGATCGAGATAACACGGCGCCGCAAGCGGTAATTAATCCTCGTCACGTCCTGATTGAAAAAGTTCCAGAGCGAGGGAGATGTGGATTGCCCTCTTGACGCATAAGTGGTTACCTTGGTGTTTCGATTTGAGTACCACTTGCTCAGGGAACCGAATCCATGACGCGTGCGCCTTCCGGAATGTCAACTCCCCTCGATTGGATCCATCAAATTCCGGTCTCGCGACGGAAGCTCCTGAAAATAGGCAGCCTGGGATTGGCAGGCATGGGACTTTCCCTTCCACACCTGCTTGCGTCGGACGCGGCGAAAGCGAATTCACGCCGATCAACCCTGGCGGACAACTGCATCCTGCTCTTTCTGAACGGGGGCCCGAGTCATCTGGACATGTGGGATCTGAAACCCAACGCTCCGGATGGAATCCGGGGAGAGTTCAAGCCGATCTCGACATCGTTACCCGGTTATCAGATGTGCGAGCATCTTCCTCGTCTGTCGCGGCAGGCTCATCTGGCCACCGTGGTGCGGTCGATGAATCACACCGTCAACAATTCACACGCAGCCGCTGTCTACGCTTCACTGACCGGACATGATCGGGGAGAGCAGGGGGGTGGGGCGAAAGCGACCGATCATCCGTCACTCGGCTCCATCATGGCCCGCGTCCGTCCGACCGAGGCGAATGTCGTACCGCATGTCTGCCTTCCTTACATTACCAAGGAAGGGGCAGGTGGGCCGCCTCAGCCCGGATTCTTCGGAGGAATCCTCGGTAACTCGTATGATCCGCTTTTCGTTCTGAAAGACCCGAACGCGCCCGACTTTCGCGTCCCGGAACTGACTCTTCAACAGGAAGTTTCATTCGACCGTCTGGACGCACGACGCAAGCTCTTCGAATCCGCAGAAAGCGCGGCGAAAGCGACCTCTGCGACGACTGGCGAGATGACCCGGATGCAGTCTCGGGCATTGGATCTGCTCACCTCGGAAACGACTCAGCGAGCGTTCCGGCTGACCGAAGAATCCGATGCGATGCGTGAGTCTTACGGCAGAAACATTTATGGTCAAAGCGCTTTGCTGGCTCGCCGGCTGGTGGAGGCGGGGACCCGAATCGTCACGATTTCGTGGGCTCCTGACGCCAATGCCACCTGGGACACTCACGGAAGCAATTTTGTCAGCCTGAAAAACACCCTGCTCCCGCAGTTCGACGCGGCCTGCGCCAGCCTGGTCGCCGATCTGTCCGAGCGGGGGATGCTGGACCGAACTGTGGTCGCGGTGATTGGCGATTTCGGTCGAACTCCACGAATCAACGCCAACAATGGTGGACGTGATCACTGGAACTTCTGCTATAGCGTGATGATGGTCGGGGGAGGTTTCAAACCGGGACTGATTTACGGTTCAAGCGATGCAACTGGAGCGTTTCCCGCGAGTCAGCCGCTTGTTCCCGGGGACATCATTTCGACCATCTACACCGCACTCGGGGTGGATCCGACTGGCGACATTCATGACGCATTCCAGCGCCCCTACCGCATCGTTCCTGCGGGCGAAACCGTCTGGGATTTACTGCGAGATCGCGTTTCTTGAGCGATCTTCATTCTGGACCTGATTAATCCCACGTCGGTCGAGCAGAGAAGAACGGACAACACTCCACGCCTCCTCGCCCTGTTAGCACTTCTTCACCGGCGCATCACGTTGACTGGCTCATCAAGCGGGGAAGAGTTGTCCACGCGCTGTTCCGGGTCGTTCAGTGGTTCGACTGCGAATCCGTATGCGCCATTGATTGTCCGCAATCCCCGGAAGTGCTAGGATTGGCCTGCCTCAGCGCAATGGGGTTATGCACCATATTGATCTAGCCAGCTGTCCCGTCCATTGCCCATTTAAACACAGGTTCTGCCCGGATGAATTCCACCCAATACCGTCATCTTGGTGCACACCTGGCAATTGAGAATGGTGAGCCCGGCGTGAAATTTAACGTCTGGGCTCCGAATGCCACCGAAGTCTCCGTCCTGTGTGATCAGAATGCGTGGATGCACGGACGCAACTGGCTTCAATCCAGTGACAACGGTGTCTGGTGGGGTTTTGTCCCCGGAATGAAACACGGGGACCCTTACAAATTTGGCATTCGGTCGAAGCACGGGCAATTGCTTCAAAAATCGGACCCGTACGCCTTCGCGACCGAAGTCCCCCCGAAAAGTGCGTCGCTGGTTTACAACCTCGATGGCCACAAATGGCGCGATCACGAATGGATGAGCCAGCGAGAGGCCTCCAACTGGTACGAAAAGCCTGTCTCCGTCTATGAAGTCCACCTCGGTTCCTGGAAGCGGCCGACCGATGGTCGTCAGTTCTTCAACTACGTGGAACTGGCTCGGATGCTGGTGGCCTATGTGCAGGACCTCGGCTACACCCACATCGAACTCATGCCGGTGAATGAATTTCCCTTCGACGGTTCATGGGGGTACCAGGCGACTGGCTACTTCGCTCCGACCAGTCGCTTCGGAACGCCGCATGACTTCATGGAGTTTGTCGAAATCTGTCACGCAGCCGGAATTGGCGTGATCATTGACTGGGTTCCCGCTCACTTTCCCACCGACGGACACTCGCTGGGCAGCTTCGACGGAACGGCGTGCTACGAACACGAAGACCCGCGGAAAGGGTTTCACCCCGACTGGGGAACACTGATTTTCAACTACGGTCGCACGGAAGTGCGCGAATTCCTGCTCTCGAGCGCCCGTTACTGGATTGACACGTTCCATGTCGACGGACTACGCGTGGACGCCGTAGCCTCGATGCTCTATCTCGACTACTCCCGTAAGCCCGGGGAGTGGGTGCCGAACATGTTCGGGGGACGCGAGAACCTCGAAGCCATCGATTTCCTCAAAGAAATGAATTCCGAACTGTACCGTGAATTCCCGGGCATCCTGACGATTGCGGAAGAATCGACATCCTGGGGCGGAGTTTCTCGTCCAGTCTACACCGGCGGTCTCGGTTTCGGCATGAAATGGGACATGGGCTGGATGAACGACACGCTGCGCTACTTGCGCCGTGAACCCGTCCACCGCAAGCATCATCAGAACGAACTTTCGTTCCGAATGGTTTATGCCTTCACAGAAAATTTCATGCTGCCGTTGTCCCATGACGAGGTCGTGCATGGGAAGTGCTCTCTCTTGTCCCAAATGCCGGGGGATCATTGGCAGAAGTTCGCCAATTTGCGAACCCTCTTCGGATATCAGTATACCCAGCCCGGCAAGAAGCTGCTCTTCATGGGAGGAGAGATTGGCCAATGGCTGGAGTGGAACCATAACACGCAGCTCGACTGGCCGTTGCTCGATCATCCGATGCATGCCGGAATCCA is from Schlesneria sp. DSM 10557 and encodes:
- a CDS encoding DUF1501 domain-containing protein, translated to MGLSLPHLLASDAAKANSRRSTLADNCILLFLNGGPSHLDMWDLKPNAPDGIRGEFKPISTSLPGYQMCEHLPRLSRQAHLATVVRSMNHTVNNSHAAAVYASLTGHDRGEQGGGAKATDHPSLGSIMARVRPTEANVVPHVCLPYITKEGAGGPPQPGFFGGILGNSYDPLFVLKDPNAPDFRVPELTLQQEVSFDRLDARRKLFESAESAAKATSATTGEMTRMQSRALDLLTSETTQRAFRLTEESDAMRESYGRNIYGQSALLARRLVEAGTRIVTISWAPDANATWDTHGSNFVSLKNTLLPQFDAACASLVADLSERGMLDRTVVAVIGDFGRTPRINANNGGRDHWNFCYSVMMVGGGFKPGLIYGSSDATGAFPASQPLVPGDIISTIYTALGVDPTGDIHDAFQRPYRIVPAGETVWDLLRDRVS
- the glgB gene encoding 1,4-alpha-glucan branching protein GlgB produces the protein MNSTQYRHLGAHLAIENGEPGVKFNVWAPNATEVSVLCDQNAWMHGRNWLQSSDNGVWWGFVPGMKHGDPYKFGIRSKHGQLLQKSDPYAFATEVPPKSASLVYNLDGHKWRDHEWMSQREASNWYEKPVSVYEVHLGSWKRPTDGRQFFNYVELARMLVAYVQDLGYTHIELMPVNEFPFDGSWGYQATGYFAPTSRFGTPHDFMEFVEICHAAGIGVIIDWVPAHFPTDGHSLGSFDGTACYEHEDPRKGFHPDWGTLIFNYGRTEVREFLLSSARYWIDTFHVDGLRVDAVASMLYLDYSRKPGEWVPNMFGGRENLEAIDFLKEMNSELYREFPGILTIAEESTSWGGVSRPVYTGGLGFGMKWDMGWMNDTLRYLRREPVHRKHHQNELSFRMVYAFTENFMLPLSHDEVVHGKCSLLSQMPGDHWQKFANLRTLFGYQYTQPGKKLLFMGGEIGQWLEWNHNTQLDWPLLDHPMHAGIHRLVKDLNTLYRNEPALHQLDMSGEGFRWISCDDAQNSVYAYIRQGRAANDRVIVVVNFTPVPRYNYRIGVPVAGYYIERMNTDSSLYGGSNVGNVGGVYSQPGSCHGETQYLSLTLPPLAMLVLKPVTGAATV